ACAGGGATAGGGAACTCTTCTGTACTTCAACCAAACTTTGTCCATACTCAGAAGCAGCCCTGAGAGCCCCAGGCCATATAATCCAACGGGAACCAGCACCCCTTTTTCTGTTCTGGAAGTCCCCACCTCATTCTTTCCTCCAGAGCTGAAGGCCCTGACTCACATGAAGAGTGAGTCCTTGCCCGTGCCATGGCGCCCACTAAACTGGAAATACCCCTTTTCCCAGAGGACCTCCACCATCTCTAGGCTCTTTGTGTTGAGAACCTGAACAAGATTCTTGTGCTCCAAACCTGGAAACGATTGGCCGGCCCTGCCCTGGCCTCCCAAATCCAGGACCTCCATACTGGGCCCCCGAAATGCCATCCTGATGCCCCCACCCTGAATCCCAAAGTTTGGGAGATCTCCCGGCCCCGGGAGCCTCAGCTAGCCCCTGCTGGCTCCTCCCTGCCAAAGCCCCCAGCTCGCACTCCTACCTGGGTTTCAGTTTCTGTGAATCACCAAACCCGTTCTGCGGGGAGGGCGGAGAGAGCAGCTGTCAAGCGGCCAGGCAAACAGCTGTGTGggctccctttcttcctctccaccAGAGGGGAGTGAGGAAGGGCCTGAGCCCAGTAACCCCTCTGAGCCCTGTGTTCTGGAATAGAACCTGGAGAACGACGAGGATGGAGCCCAGGCCTCTCCAGAGCCGGATGGGGGAGTCAGCACCAGGTCAGGGCCAGGTGGGGACCCACCCCGTACTCCTAGCCCCAGGCTTCTGGCTCCCGTCCCCAGGCCCCTGCTCAGTCGTCCCCCTCACCTCACTCAGCTCTCTCACATCCTGTCCTAAAGAGACCCCTGCATGGGGCCCCTGTCCTGCACACTATCCTAGTGCCAGCCTCACCCGCCCACCTCCACCAGGCTCTTTATCCTGCAGAAACCCCCGGCCTGGTCTGGCCCCTGTCTTCTCACAGGTGACTTGTCCTGCAGAAACCCCCAGCCCTTGAATTCCTCTTCACCCAGGGCCTCTTTCAGTGTCCCCTCTCCTGCAGGAACACCCGGCCCCAATCTCCGCCCCATCCCCCACAACGTCATCATGATTCCTGTCccaaagggtccctttcctcaCCTCCCCTGTCCCCTCACCGGGCCCACTCGCCCTGCAGGGATTCTGGCCGAACGTCCATCCGCAGCTCCCAGTGGTCCTTTAgtagcatcagcagcagcactCAGCGCTCCTACAATGCCTGCTGCAGGTGAGACTCTGCCCTGATCCCACCACCGctggcccctgcccccacacaggCAGCCCCGGCTACTCCCCCACGGTCCTGTGGGTGGGGGAGAGTGCCCACGGGAGGAGGTGGGCCTCCTGTCACCGTGTCCACACTCTTCCTGCTCTGCTCCCATCCAGCTGGACTCAACACCCTTTGATCCAGAAGAACCACTGGGTAGTTCTGGcctccttcctgcttctcctgctggGGCTGGGTGAGTGCCCCTGAGGACCCCCTGCATGCTCTGCCTACCCCCATAAGGGCTCCACCCACCTTTTGCTCAGGTTCTGCACCCCCCGTGAACCACCCAGCACCCTGAGGAGGCAGCTGGCTGGCATGACCCCACCCCCCTTTTACAGACGAGGAAGCTGAGGCCTTGGGAGGGGCAGGTAGAGGCCTCCTGGTCACACAGCCAAGAAATCACACATAGTTGAAAATGGAACCTGGTTCCATGCTCCaaactttccctttttttaaagtctgtttaaTCCACTAGGGAAGAGAGAGGAACAGCTACTCTTTATCCTGTGTCTACTTTGAGCCAGGTGCAGGGCAGGCTTCCTTAtggaggtcacacagcaagtgagAGGTAGGGCCACGAACCAGAACCTAAGTGTAGATACAGGTGAGCAAGGATATGCCTGACCCAGTGGCCGGGACTGCGGAGTACCCTGCCAGCCCTATCCACGGGGTACCTGTCAGTTCCCTTCCTCTGGATTCTGAGAACTGACAAGGACGTCTCCCCCACATCCATTACTCAGAtagggaaattgaggcccagagcagGCAGAAATCAGAGCCAGATGTTTTCTGACTCCTTTTCTCCTCATTCTGTGGGGCTGAGGAATCAGGGTCGCCCTGAAAGAATCTAGGGTTGGGATTAAGAGGATCCTATAACGTGGGCCCAACTGTGGCAGCCGCTCTCCGCCCTCCAGGAAGGTCAGAGCCCCCTAGCAGGAAAGCTGGGCAGCATCCTTGCCTCAGCTCTGGGTGTGTGTGCAGAGGGGGAGCCGCCACCTTCCCAACATGTGTGAGTCACACTGGCTAGCTACCTTACCTTATTTTATCCTCGTCACCCGACAGGGCAAACATTATTACTATCCCAGTTCAAAAATAAGGACACAGGTGAAAGGTCACAGCTGGGGGGTAGATgagctgggatttaaacccaCATCAGTGACATTGTCAGGCCTGTGGGCCGCCACAACCCATAAATTGGAAAGAGGAATTAGAAAAAGATGCCTCCTCTGAGTGGGCAGAGCCCGAAGCCATGAGCCAGGATACTGAGAGTGAGTTTCAGCCGCCATCCCATCCTTTTTGAGGTGTTCTGTGCAGGACACGAACCACACAGCAGTCCATGGTGGTCCTTCAAGCCTCTGTGCTGTACTCCCCCCCAATCTTCAGGGCTGTAGAGTCCAGCTCCCCATCTCCGCGCCCATCCCATCCTATAACTGGGGACCCAGGACTCTCTCAGCATCTGGAAAATTGATCCAGCCATGACCTCCTCAGCTTCCCCAGTGCCCCCTGTCATTAACCAAAGTCCACATCCCTCTCCAGGGCCTACAGGCCCTGCCAAACTCCTGAAACCTGGACTCTGCCTCTCCAGTCTCCCCAAAAGCTGGAAGTTCCTAGAAAGCCCCAGGTTCCCTCCAGACTCTGGGCCTTTGCCAGGCTGTTCCCCCATCTGGAACACTGCTCTCCCTTTCTGCCTGTGGGGTGCCCAGAACAAAGCCTCTGGAGTCAGATTACCTCCACCTTCCCAATACAGCCGGTGACAAGTTactccacccctccccctgaacactgtgcctcagtttcctcttcttcgcaatggggatgataatacctGTCCATTCAACCAAGGTGACAGATAAGGCACTGCATGTCACACACTTAGCCCAGTGCCCGTAGCACCTAGTAAAAGGTGACTAAGTGGtgactgctactgctgctgctacccTGCTCAGATGCCACTGCCTCCAAGAAGCCCTCTCTGATTCCCCAGGCTCCTGAGCTGCCTGATCACTGGGGTTGTAGCTTGGAGGTTCTTGTTGGTTGCTCCACTCTGGAAGGGCCTGGAGGCAGAGACCTCATCTGCCGTTCCCCGAGGGATTCCCAGTACCAGGCACTCAGCAGTTAAACTCCATAAACCTTTGCTGACTGACTAAAGGAACCACACCAAGGAGCAGACAAAAATCTCTCCTTTCACGGACACTTCCCAGGACCTGCTCTGAAAACACAGAGCTTGGTGAGCCTCCTCTGGAGGTTCTCTACCCAGGGGGCCTTCAGCTTAGGTGGGGGACACCATTCCTCAGACCTAAGCCATGTAGGGGGGTTGCGGGCGGAGGTCCCCACCCTGCCACCAGCTTCTGCCTCCTGCGGCACCTGCCCTCACCCTCGCGGCTCCATTTGTGTGCAGTGCTGATCCTGACCGGCGTGGGACTGGAGGTGGCCCCCTCGCCAGGTGAGCGGCCCCTCCGACCCCCGCAGGCAGCGCTCACTCCCCTCTCGTGCACCAGGGGTCCTTGGCAAGCCCTTCCACCTCCTCCAGCGGTCAGCACCTTCCCGGCAAGAAACGGCCCCTTTGACCTCGGAGAGGGAGACTTGGGCAGGCACTGAGCCTGCCTGGGAGCCAGCCCGGGAGCCTCCCTGCCCTGACCCGACCCCTCCTGCCCTCCCGCAGGTGTCTCCAGCGCCATCTTCTTCGTGCCGGGCTTCCTGTTGCTGGTCCCAGGAGGTGCGAGTGGGCGGTGGGCGAGGGCGGGATGTGGGCGTGGCGTGGCGGGCCCTGGGCGGGGCTGGGCGGAgccctgggcaggatgtgggcGGGGGCGAGCCGGAGGCGGGGCCCGGCACTGACAGGCCCCTCCCTGCAGTTTACCACGTGATCTTCATCTACTGCGCCGTCAAGGGTCACCGGGGCTTCCAGTTCTTCTACCTGCCCTACTTCGAGAAGTGAGCAGATGGCGGGATCTAGCGTCGGCGCCGAGAGGCCCCAGTGTGTGCGGCCTCCTCGCATCCCTGGAGGGGCACTCCCGGAGTCCGCGCCCGGCTTCGGTTCCCTCATCCCAAGGGAAAAGCCCCGTCGGGACCCTCAAGCCCCCTCATCGTCTTGGGAGTTTGCTCAGGAAGTTTGGGGCATGTGGGTCTTGGGCCACTACCTGAGCCTGGGAaagtctcccctcccctctctgtgcCTTAACTTATTCTCAGGCCCTGGGCTTGCTGGCTTGGTGATGTT
Above is a genomic segment from Dama dama isolate Ldn47 chromosome 2, ASM3311817v1, whole genome shotgun sequence containing:
- the TMEM134 gene encoding transmembrane protein 134 isoform X1 is translated as MSASRPQFSIDDAFELSLEDAGPGLEPSGVARFGPLHFERRARFEVADEDKQSRLRYQNLENDEDGAQASPEPDGGVSTRDSGRTSIRSSQWSFSSISSSTQRSYNACCSWTQHPLIQKNHWVVLASFLLLLLGLVLILTGVGLEVAPSPGVSSAIFFVPGFLLLVPGVYHVIFIYCAVKGHRGFQFFYLPYFEK
- the TMEM134 gene encoding transmembrane protein 134 isoform X2, yielding MSASRPQFSIDDAFELSLEDAGPGLEPSGVARFGPLHFERRARFEVADEDKQSRLRYQNLENDEDGAQASPEPDGGVSTRDSGRTSIRSSQWSFSSISSSTQRSYNACCSWTQHPLIQKNHWVVLASFLLLLLGLGVSSAIFFVPGFLLLVPGVYHVIFIYCAVKGHRGFQFFYLPYFEK